In Mercenaria mercenaria strain notata chromosome 14, MADL_Memer_1, whole genome shotgun sequence, the following are encoded in one genomic region:
- the LOC123526293 gene encoding uncharacterized protein LOC123526293 isoform X2, with product MCSFIKTLKTKGIWIAIICTLFLSPFYVAHQIHFPSISKTFEKLANLNISSMKGKDSLLSTNATGQFHNYSFFKSFNASMNNVYNSTEKILKRAIKIGILVPSSTRKIKNPLVENLSLTTICLPSLYKTMEEEYTYIMYVGIEKGDYLETVKYQLETMFDKVKTVVTRGRTFTKTVNAMAREAYEDGMDYFVRINDDSSMETQKWTSEGISILQNYNPPNIGVVGPTCHEGNTGILTHDMVHRSHLEIFDFYYPPYFDNWWTDDWITKVYSPERSTKLSSWVVKHHLMSHGTSFFHQTSFSC from the coding sequence ATGTGTTCTTTCATAAAGACTTTGAAAACCAAAGGAATCTGGATAGCAATAATTTGCACGTTGTTCTTATCACCATTCTATGTCGCTCACCAAATACATTTTCCCagcatttcaaagacatttgaaaaattagcaaatttaaatatttcatctatGAAAGGAAAAGATTCACTTTTATCAACAAACGCCACCGGCCAATTTCacaattattctttttttaaatcctttaatGCCAGTATGAATAATGTATACAATAGTactgaaaaaatacttaaaagagCAATAAAAATTGGCATTTTAGTCCCGTCGTCAACCCGTAAGATTAAAAATCCGCTGGTAGAAAATCTGAGTTTAACAACTATTTGCTTGCCTTCCCTATATAAAACTATGGAAGAGGAATATACCTATATTATGTATGTTGGAATAGAAAAAGGTGATTATTTAGAAACTGTTAAATATCAATTGGAAACaatgtttgataaagttaaaACTGTTGTGACCCGTGGTAGAACATTTACAAAAACAGTTAATGCAATGGCACGAGAAGCTTATGAAGATGGCATGGATTACTTTGTTCGCATAAACGATGACAGTTCCATGGAAACTCAGAAATGGACATCGGAAGGGATATCAATTCTGCAAAACTACAATCCCCCAAATATAGGTGTTGTTGGACCAACATGTCATGAAGGAAACACTGGAATATTAACACATGATATGGTTCATCGTTCTCATTTAGAAATTTTCGATTTTTATTACCCTCCATATTTTGACAATTGGTGGACTGATGATTGGATAACAAAAGTTTATTCCCCTGAGCGATCAACCAAACTGTCTTCCTGGGTTGTGAAACATCATCTAATGTCGCATGGCACAAG
- the LOC123526293 gene encoding uncharacterized protein LOC123526293 isoform X1 encodes MCSFIKTLKTKGIWIAIICTLFLSPFYVAHQIHFPSISKTFEKLANLNISSMKGKDSLLSTNATGQFHNYSFFKSFNASMNNVYNSTEKILKRAIKIGILVPSSTRKIKNPLVENLSLTTICLPSLYKTMEEEYTYIMYVGIEKGDYLETVKYQLETMFDKVKTVVTRGRTFTKTVNAMAREAYEDGMDYFVRINDDSSMETQKWTSEGISILQNYNPPNIGVVGPTCHEGNTGILTHDMVHRSHLEIFDFYYPPYFDNWWTDDWITKVYSPERSTKLSSWVVKHHLMSHGTRYNVDFKKHIRLNITLTLDHERLSEYLSKMHK; translated from the coding sequence ATGTGTTCTTTCATAAAGACTTTGAAAACCAAAGGAATCTGGATAGCAATAATTTGCACGTTGTTCTTATCACCATTCTATGTCGCTCACCAAATACATTTTCCCagcatttcaaagacatttgaaaaattagcaaatttaaatatttcatctatGAAAGGAAAAGATTCACTTTTATCAACAAACGCCACCGGCCAATTTCacaattattctttttttaaatcctttaatGCCAGTATGAATAATGTATACAATAGTactgaaaaaatacttaaaagagCAATAAAAATTGGCATTTTAGTCCCGTCGTCAACCCGTAAGATTAAAAATCCGCTGGTAGAAAATCTGAGTTTAACAACTATTTGCTTGCCTTCCCTATATAAAACTATGGAAGAGGAATATACCTATATTATGTATGTTGGAATAGAAAAAGGTGATTATTTAGAAACTGTTAAATATCAATTGGAAACaatgtttgataaagttaaaACTGTTGTGACCCGTGGTAGAACATTTACAAAAACAGTTAATGCAATGGCACGAGAAGCTTATGAAGATGGCATGGATTACTTTGTTCGCATAAACGATGACAGTTCCATGGAAACTCAGAAATGGACATCGGAAGGGATATCAATTCTGCAAAACTACAATCCCCCAAATATAGGTGTTGTTGGACCAACATGTCATGAAGGAAACACTGGAATATTAACACATGATATGGTTCATCGTTCTCATTTAGAAATTTTCGATTTTTATTACCCTCCATATTTTGACAATTGGTGGACTGATGATTGGATAACAAAAGTTTATTCCCCTGAGCGATCAACCAAACTGTCTTCCTGGGTTGTGAAACATCATCTAATGTCGCATGGCACAAGGTATAATGTAGACTTTAAGAAGCATATTCGGCTGAATATAACACTGACCTTAGACCATGAAAGACTCAGTGAATATCTTAGCAAAATGCACAAATAA